tattctaAGCTTTTGCTCCAATGCAAAGTCTTTTTcaagtgtaataaaaaaagtctatttCAAACCATGAAATAAACAGCTGAGGATGTTTTTATAAGGATTACACTAACTGTACATCTGAGTTGGTCCAGATAGTTTACAGTTTGTATTCttagaaaaaaaagcagagcACATCTGTCTATGATAAGCAAATTGAAATAGATATGAATTCAAATCTAATGTTCTGTGTCTCAGGTACATTGCAGTGGTAGTTCCTCTGAAGTACAACAGGAATCAATTCAGCATGCAACAGCTGGTCCTAATCACGGCAACCTGGGTCCTATCTTTTGGGGTAGCCAGCCCAGTTATCTTCGGCTTGAACCGTGTCCCCCAAAGGAATCCTCACATCTGCAAGCTGGAGGATGACAACTTTGTGGTCTACTCCTCTGTGTGTTCCTTCTTTGTGCCTTGTCCAATCATGCTGCTGCTCTATTATTGGATGTTCCGTGGACTGAAGAGGTGGAGTGCCAGTCGCAAGTCAAACCTAATGCATGAGGAGCGGAAGTTCTCCCTTAGCCTGAAGGGCCTgagcagggagaggagggagaaggTGAAGTACCTGATGCCCAACCTCAGCCCCACCACGGCCAATCAGACAACCTTGCCTGAGAATGACTTGATCACAACCCAACGGGACAGCACATCTGAGGCAGAGGCTCAGGAACAGATGAAAGAAGCTAGTCCCAAAGAGAATGGATTCAAACAAAACCACTGTTCCAGCAAGGGGTCTCAAAGTAAGAGCCATAGAGTGAGTGGCAGGGAGCGTAAGGCCATGAAGGTCCTGCCCATCGTTGTaggtatgtttttaaatacaggtgTTGGCTAAGTGGCTTGGTGGTTTTTTAGGAGAAAAGTTTATGGTTGCGCTTTGATATCACTATACTAATTATACACTTAAGTCTAAACTTTTGTTTTTGGCTCTGTCAGTTGGTACAGTAATTTGATCACTAGCcaagacacttaaaaaaaatagtgaagcACTTATCCAGCCTTTGCCTATACACGCTATAGCAATTCACTCACAAAGTGACAACATACAGTTAAATTGCCTTGTCAGGGGTTTGCaaatcattttatattaatttatagcAAACAGTGTATAATAAAAGATTTTACAAAGCAGCTGAGCTTAAAGTGCATTCAGATGTATAAGGTGTTTGAGTCACTGTGGAAGTAATATGGTTTGGCAGCTGCTAAATATTCACTTGATATTTACTGTCAAGACTTGTATGGTGACTCCTAATATGccagcttttttctttctttgatgtTGATGATGACAGTACCTATTTGATTTTGTCAGTaatgtgtatgtactgtacacattttagcttttaaaatgttacaaattaAGCATACAATTATTTACTTTGTTCTTATTAAAACGTGTTAAATGGACATTTACAAGTGGCATGTCCGTAAAGATATcgatttaaacatttacaaaatgcgTCATTTCATGCATCAGATTAGAGGATGGAAATGGAAACCTGAGGGAGGGaattgttcagtttgttttttttgttatgtatgatCTTTCAGAACTCCTCAAATTGCTTGTGCATCAGTTCAATTGCCTAGACTTTCATGCTTACCAAAGATACATTTTTGTGGTTCATACGTTTAATAATTTAAGTTTGGAAAGTgatttctactgtatttatttagctttgtTTGGCCAATGTTTGTCTACAATGTAAATGATATCTCTTTTATTAGTTCTTTCCAGGTAGAAActaattcaaacatgtttttttcaacagGTGTGTTTCTGGCGTGCTGGACACCATTCTTTGTGGTCCATGTGACCAAGGTTCTTTGTCAATCCTGTGATATTGGGCCCATGTTGATAAGTGTGGTAACGTGGCT
This window of the Polyodon spathula isolate WHYD16114869_AA chromosome 7, ASM1765450v1, whole genome shotgun sequence genome carries:
- the LOC121319048 gene encoding D(4) dopamine receptor-like; translation: MVNVTLNGTWDGDHVEYNYLALLFGILLILIIILGNILVCLSVLTERSLKTATNYFIVSLAVADLLLAILVLPLYVYSEFLGGIWTLNTSICDALMTMDVMLCTASILNLGAISVDRYIAVVVPLKYNRNQFSMQQLVLITATWVLSFGVASPVIFGLNRVPQRNPHICKLEDDNFVVYSSVCSFFVPCPIMLLLYYWMFRGLKRWSASRKSNLMHEERKFSLSLKGLSRERREKVKYLMPNLSPTTANQTTLPENDLITTQRDSTSEAEAQEQMKEASPKENGFKQNHCSSKGSQSKSHRVSGRERKAMKVLPIVVGVFLACWTPFFVVHVTKVLCQSCDIGPMLISVVTWLGYVNSAVNPIIYTAFNTEFRNVFQKLLCCQT